One window of the Granulicella arctica genome contains the following:
- a CDS encoding LbetaH domain-containing protein, which produces MDRTLQDNLAALASRGVVLPDARQVYVAPDILLERIAPGAVLHPGTRLSGPRTFVGGGAQIGTDGPATLDNAVFANGSEIASGYIKDAVLLEGAKLGANAHVRAGTLLEEEASTAHAVGLKQTILMAFVTVGSLVNFCDALMSGGRSRKDHSEIGSGFIHFNFTPFGESGDKATPSLMGDVTHGAFLREDRIFLGGLSGLVGPQKVGFGSVTIAGQVVRKSVPAGHLYGSIGVEMDKPFSPHRRSAPSEKVAKNIDYLRELFALRSWYRDVRLAQTSADEESSGARVVLQESIVTIDECIRERTTRLNDLLSTFDETQLEFKSATLPCPLQREAGEQNAKHVDWVRGLSNERVAQGQAWLSEVAGSVIVLPLSGSSNKRLVD; this is translated from the coding sequence ATGGATCGCACCCTTCAGGACAATTTAGCAGCACTCGCGTCACGCGGAGTCGTGCTCCCGGATGCACGGCAGGTCTATGTCGCGCCGGACATCCTCCTGGAGCGAATCGCACCAGGTGCCGTTCTGCACCCGGGCACTCGTCTCTCCGGCCCGCGCACCTTTGTCGGAGGCGGTGCACAGATCGGCACAGATGGACCTGCGACCCTCGATAACGCCGTCTTCGCGAATGGGTCAGAGATCGCAAGTGGCTACATCAAGGATGCAGTGCTCCTCGAAGGCGCAAAGCTTGGTGCGAACGCCCACGTACGCGCCGGAACGCTCCTCGAGGAAGAAGCCTCAACAGCACACGCCGTTGGCCTGAAGCAGACGATCCTCATGGCCTTCGTAACCGTCGGCTCCCTGGTCAACTTCTGTGACGCGCTCATGTCCGGCGGCCGTTCCCGTAAAGATCATTCCGAGATCGGGAGTGGCTTCATCCACTTCAACTTCACCCCCTTTGGTGAATCTGGAGACAAGGCAACGCCCTCGCTCATGGGAGACGTCACCCACGGCGCATTCCTCCGCGAAGATCGCATCTTTCTAGGCGGTCTAAGCGGCCTTGTAGGCCCGCAAAAAGTTGGTTTCGGATCAGTCACAATCGCCGGTCAGGTTGTCCGCAAATCGGTCCCGGCAGGTCACCTCTACGGCTCGATTGGCGTAGAGATGGACAAGCCTTTCTCGCCCCATCGTCGATCGGCTCCGTCAGAAAAGGTAGCAAAGAACATCGATTACCTTCGCGAACTCTTTGCCCTCAGAAGCTGGTACCGGGATGTAAGGCTCGCACAAACATCTGCCGACGAAGAAAGCTCGGGGGCTCGCGTTGTCCTGCAGGAATCCATCGTCACTATCGACGAGTGCATCCGCGAACGCACGACCCGCCTTAATGATCTTCTCAGCACATTCGATGAGACCCAGCTTGAATTCAAGTCTGCCACGCTCCCCTGCCCTCTCCAGAGAGAAGCTGGCGAACAGAACGCAAAGCATGTGGATTGGGTTCGCGGTCTCAGCAACGAAAGGGTAGCGCAAGGTCAAGCCTGGCTCTCCGAAGTCGCCGGGTCAGTCATCGTCCTTCCCTTGTCAGGGAGTTCCAATAAGCGGCTAGTAGACTAG
- a CDS encoding SDR family NAD(P)-dependent oxidoreductase — protein MDQASAFATYPSLKERVVVITGGASGIGESLVQAFAMQHARVVYLDLQEEAGTALAEQIVEAGYPKPSFHQCDLTNIAALQSTLATILQTHGRIDVLVNNAGNDTRHTIEEVTSESWDQSIAVNLKHQFFMCQGVIPSMRAQGRGSIINMSSIGWVIPSTHLPVYVTSKAAIVGMTRTLAHELGPDNIRVNSVMPGAILTDRQRRLWLTDAYKAEVLGRQALKRLLLPEEVARLILFLASDDSSAITNQSYVIDGGWI, from the coding sequence ATGGATCAAGCTTCAGCTTTTGCGACATACCCCAGCTTAAAAGAGCGCGTAGTTGTCATCACCGGTGGTGCAAGTGGCATCGGCGAATCTCTTGTACAAGCGTTCGCCATGCAGCATGCTCGCGTGGTCTACCTCGATCTTCAGGAAGAGGCCGGCACCGCCCTGGCTGAGCAAATTGTCGAAGCTGGTTATCCAAAGCCCTCCTTCCACCAGTGCGATCTCACGAACATCGCCGCCTTGCAAAGCACACTCGCAACCATCCTCCAGACTCATGGCCGTATCGATGTTCTCGTAAACAACGCAGGCAACGACACCCGCCACACGATCGAAGAGGTCACCTCCGAATCGTGGGACCAGTCCATCGCAGTCAACCTCAAACATCAGTTCTTCATGTGTCAGGGAGTCATTCCCTCCATGCGCGCACAAGGGCGTGGTTCAATCATCAACATGAGTTCCATCGGATGGGTCATTCCGTCGACACATCTCCCTGTCTACGTGACCTCCAAAGCAGCCATCGTAGGCATGACGCGGACGCTTGCGCATGAACTCGGACCCGACAACATCCGCGTCAACAGCGTCATGCCTGGAGCGATCCTGACAGACAGACAACGAAGGCTATGGCTGACGGACGCATACAAGGCTGAGGTGCTTGGCCGTCAGGCTCTCAAGCGTCTCCTGCTCCCCGAAGAGGTCGCCCGGCTCATACTCTTCCTCGCGTCAGACGATAGCTCCGCAATCACGAATCAAAGCTACGTCATTGACGGCGGATGGATCTAG
- a CDS encoding dihydrodipicolinate synthase family protein, giving the protein MIWKGVMPAMTTAFNSDLSLNHEAIAKRANWMIASGCSGLILLGSLGEAACLTPEEKRTIIELVRDAVGPDVPVVGAISGLSTAETVSLAMMAEKAGCDGLMVLPPYVYRGDWREMKAHMAAIFNATPLPCMLYNNPIAYGTDFTPEQVVELAAEHPNLMAVKESSTDIRRVTSIRALLGDRLALFVGVDDAIIEGIAAGATGWVAGLVNAFPEESVRLFNLAMDGNFNEAFALYHWFLPLLRLDTVPKFIQLIKLTEERIGVGTGYVRPPRLELTGTERAEVLALIDKAVANRPVPALT; this is encoded by the coding sequence CTCAACCACGAGGCGATCGCCAAGCGTGCCAATTGGATGATCGCATCTGGATGCTCCGGCCTCATTCTCCTGGGCTCGCTTGGGGAAGCAGCCTGCCTTACTCCTGAGGAAAAGCGCACGATCATCGAACTTGTCCGCGACGCTGTTGGACCCGATGTTCCTGTCGTGGGGGCTATCTCCGGCCTGTCTACTGCAGAGACGGTTAGCTTGGCCATGATGGCGGAAAAAGCGGGTTGTGACGGCCTGATGGTTCTCCCACCATATGTCTACCGGGGCGACTGGCGCGAGATGAAGGCGCACATGGCAGCCATCTTTAACGCAACTCCCCTTCCCTGCATGCTCTACAACAACCCGATCGCCTACGGCACCGACTTCACTCCCGAGCAGGTCGTTGAACTTGCCGCTGAACACCCCAACCTTATGGCTGTCAAAGAGTCCAGTACCGATATACGCCGCGTCACCTCAATCCGCGCGCTGCTCGGCGACCGCCTCGCTCTGTTCGTTGGTGTAGACGACGCCATCATCGAGGGCATCGCCGCTGGAGCTACTGGATGGGTCGCCGGACTTGTCAACGCGTTTCCGGAGGAGTCTGTACGTCTCTTCAATCTCGCTATGGATGGCAATTTCAACGAGGCGTTCGCGCTTTATCACTGGTTTCTCCCACTCCTTCGCCTCGATACCGTGCCGAAGTTCATTCAACTCATCAAGCTCACTGAGGAGCGTATCGGTGTGGGTACGGGCTATGTCCGCCCACCTCGTCTTGAGCTGACCGGCACTGAGCGCGCCGAGGTCCTCGCGCTGATCGATAAAGCCGTGGCCAATCGCCCCGTACCCGCCCTCACCTGA
- a CDS encoding APC family permease, whose product MTTRPIVPAAAPRLLKRQLGFFDASMIVVGVMIGSGIFIVPANMARVLGSPGWLLLAWVFAGVLTVSAAISFGELSSMMPGAGGMYLYLSEAYSPLWGFLYGWTFFTVIQTGSIAAVAVAFARFSGVLFPWISEAHYLVHPIGLSAHYAISLSTAQMVALGVILMLTGTNALGLKYGKWVQNLFTVAKIAALAALIIAGFTIGRSAAAVHQNFAHLFAHRSGSNVPEVAGAIGLLVALCVAQSGSLFSADSWHNVTFAAEEVRDPRKVLPRALILGSVLVIALYLAANIAYLSTLSFAEIQGAAHDRVATAMLEKIFPSVGGRLMALAIMISTFGCINSLILAGARAYYAMARDGLFLPAAAKLNRANVPGASLGMQAVWAGLLVLLTTYSAKAGYGNLYSDLLDYVISAALIFYILTIAAVVVLRWKKPEAERPYRTFGYPVTPIIYVVGASAILVCLFVFRPATTWPGLAIVASGAPVYFLIRRRHTSDSS is encoded by the coding sequence ATGACGACGCGACCGATCGTTCCTGCAGCAGCTCCAAGACTCCTGAAGCGGCAGCTTGGCTTCTTCGATGCGTCAATGATCGTGGTTGGGGTGATGATCGGATCAGGAATCTTCATCGTTCCGGCGAACATGGCGCGGGTGTTGGGAAGCCCCGGCTGGCTGCTTCTAGCATGGGTCTTCGCAGGTGTGCTGACGGTGAGTGCGGCTATCTCCTTTGGCGAGCTTTCCTCAATGATGCCAGGTGCCGGTGGCATGTATCTCTACCTTAGCGAAGCGTACTCGCCGCTCTGGGGGTTTTTATATGGCTGGACGTTCTTTACCGTCATCCAGACAGGAAGCATTGCAGCGGTAGCGGTGGCCTTCGCAAGATTTTCAGGTGTGCTGTTTCCGTGGATCTCCGAGGCGCACTACCTCGTTCACCCGATCGGGCTTTCGGCACATTATGCGATTTCTCTTTCAACCGCACAGATGGTCGCATTAGGAGTCATTTTGATGCTGACCGGGACCAATGCCCTTGGGTTGAAGTACGGGAAGTGGGTGCAGAACTTATTTACCGTTGCGAAGATCGCAGCCCTGGCCGCCTTGATCATAGCCGGGTTCACGATAGGACGGAGCGCAGCGGCGGTGCATCAGAACTTCGCGCACCTGTTCGCGCATCGGAGTGGTAGCAATGTGCCAGAGGTGGCAGGCGCAATAGGACTGCTCGTGGCCCTCTGCGTTGCACAATCGGGATCCCTGTTTTCGGCAGACTCATGGCACAACGTGACCTTCGCAGCAGAGGAGGTAAGGGATCCGCGAAAGGTCTTACCCAGAGCCTTGATCTTGGGAAGTGTCTTGGTGATCGCGCTATATCTGGCAGCCAACATAGCTTACCTTTCGACGCTCTCCTTCGCCGAGATACAGGGTGCAGCGCACGACCGTGTGGCGACGGCGATGCTGGAAAAGATCTTCCCATCCGTTGGTGGGCGGCTGATGGCGCTGGCGATTATGATCTCGACGTTCGGATGCATCAACAGCCTGATCCTCGCCGGCGCACGAGCCTACTACGCGATGGCTCGCGATGGCTTGTTTCTGCCCGCAGCAGCTAAGTTGAATCGAGCCAATGTTCCGGGAGCTTCGTTGGGAATGCAAGCAGTCTGGGCGGGGCTTCTGGTGTTGTTGACGACCTACTCGGCTAAAGCAGGATACGGAAATCTTTATAGCGATCTGCTGGACTACGTGATTTCAGCCGCACTGATCTTCTACATCCTCACGATTGCGGCGGTAGTGGTATTGCGATGGAAGAAGCCAGAAGCCGAGAGACCCTACCGGACGTTTGGCTATCCGGTGACTCCCATCATTTACGTAGTTGGAGCCTCAGCGATCTTGGTCTGCTTGTTTGTCTTCCGTCCAGCCACAACCTGGCCTGGCTTGGCGATCGTGGCCTCCGGAGCCCCCGTGTACTTTCTGATCCGAAGGCGGCATACGAGCGATAGCAGCTAA
- the ruvX gene encoding Holliday junction resolvase RuvX, with product MATGRVMALDVGKVRVGIALSDPLGYTAQPLLTLWRKSRGEDLRSIMRLIRKHEVVELVVGNPLHMSGDLSPWAHKVQQFAEELRERSQLPVHLWDERLSSVVAHEILDEAGHDKRDRKQIIDQVAAVVILRGWMEAQELPRLL from the coding sequence ATGGCAACTGGCCGCGTGATGGCACTGGATGTGGGCAAGGTCCGCGTGGGCATCGCGCTGTCAGACCCGCTCGGCTATACCGCACAACCTCTGCTGACCCTATGGCGCAAAAGCCGCGGTGAGGATCTGCGAAGCATCATGCGCCTCATACGCAAGCATGAAGTCGTCGAGCTTGTCGTCGGCAACCCCCTGCATATGTCCGGGGACCTCAGCCCATGGGCACACAAGGTACAGCAATTTGCAGAGGAGCTACGGGAACGCTCCCAGCTTCCAGTCCATCTCTGGGACGAACGCCTGAGTTCAGTCGTGGCGCATGAAATCCTCGACGAGGCTGGACATGACAAGCGAGATCGTAAGCAGATCATCGATCAGGTAGCGGCCGTAGTGATACTCCGAGGCTGGATGGAAGCACAGGAGCTACCAAGGCTGCTGTAG